The following DNA comes from Occultella kanbiaonis.
GCCGGAGCTCGACCTCGTGCTGCGGCACCTGACCGGGTCGGACCGATGATCGACATCGTGCGGGCCGACGTGTTGGGTGAGGCCCATCGGCGACGGATCGCCGACGTGTGGGTCCGCGGGTTCGCCGAGGACTTCGCCTACTTCTCCTCCGATCCGGCGGTGCTCGGGGACGCGTTCGCGCACCTGCTCCTGCTGGAGCACTGGTACGTCGCGCTGGTCGACGGCGAACCGGCCGCGGTGGCGTGCCTCAGCGAGGGCGACGAGGAGGTTCTGCAGCCGCGGGCCGCCGAGTTCCGCCGGCACCTCGGGCTCGTGCACGGGACGATCACGCACCTCATCGTCCGGAGCCAGTTCCTCGGCGGCCACGACGGCGTCCGGCCCGGTCTCGTCGAGATCGGCTTCGTGACCACGGCGCCGGCGTACCAGGGCCGCGGGGTCGCGACCGCGCTGCTGCGCCACCTCCTCGCCCTGCCCGGCTACGACGAGTTCGTGCTGCGCGACATCAAGGACACCAACGCCGCCGCGCTCGGCCTGTACGCCAAGCTGGGCTTCGCCGAGTCCGGCCGGCGGGCCGTGCGGGGTGCGCGGCGGGCCGGGTTCGCCGAGTACGTGTCGATGCGGCTCGTCCGGGACTGACAGTGACGTCCCGAAGCCGGCGGCCCGGGAGCCCTGCGCCCGGGCGGCAGTATCGTCACGACCCATGGATACGAGACCTGCGAGCTACGTCGTGGCCGTCCGGGACGAGGCCGTGCTGCTGGCCCACTGGAACGAGGGCGGCCGGACCGGGTGGACGCTGCCGGGTGGCGGCATGGAGGACTACGAGTCCACCGAGGAGACCGCGGTCCGGGAGTTCCGCGAGGAGACCGGCTACGACGTCGAACTGGACGGGCTGCTCGGGGTCGACACCCACTACATCGCGGCCGCGGACCGGCTCCTGGCCGGCGCCGGGCCATTGCGTGGCCTGCGGGTCATCTACTCCGGACACGTCGTCGGCGGTGAGCTCACCCACGAGGTCGACGGAAGTACCGATGAGAGCCGCTGGGTTCCGCTCGAGGAGGTCGCGGGCCTCGACACGGTTGGCTTGGTCGACGTGGCGATGACCCTGCTCAAGGCCCGCCGACCTGTCTGACTCGCCCGGTCCGCCGACGTGACCTCAGGCAGGTCGCCCGGTCCTGCTCCTCACCCGGACACGCTGCGCCGGAACGATCGCACTGCGAGGTCGGCCGCCACGTGCCGCGGGATGTCGCCGGCGCTGACCTCGGCGGCCGTGTAGAGGATCGCGTAGAACAGGTTCGCGGCCCACGCGTTCGGGATGTCCGCGGCGATCGCGCCCTCGGCGCGGGCCCGGTCCAGGAGCGGGGTCAGTCCATCGTCGGAGTCGTCCGACGGCCAGTTCGGGTTCTCGGCGAACCGGTCCGGGTCCGCGTAGAGGAAGATCACCCGGTCGCCGATCTCGATACCCGTCCGCAGGTACGCCTCGAGGGCGTCCATCGGATCGGCGCTCGTCGTGTCGGTGGCGTCCACCGTCTCGAGACAGTTCAACGAGTCGAGCAGGAGTGCGTCGACGAGCGCCTGGCGATCGGGGAAGTAGCGGTGCAACGTCGAGCGGCTGACCTCGGCGCGCTCCGCGATCGCCCCGAACGACGCCGAGTAGTCGCGTGCCCAGACCGCCGCCGCGGCGTCCAGGATCGCAGCGCGGGTGCGGGCCCGCGCGCCACGTTCGATCTGATCCGTCGTCACGACGCCGAGGATAGGCCGTCCGAAGCGGGTGCGCCATTCCTGTTGTCAAATAGGACAATCGTGTCGCACAATAGACCGGCATTGTCCCCTCCGGTCGGGTGGGGTGGCGGACGGAGGATGGACATGACGGATGTGTCGGGCGCGACGGATTTGGCGGGCGCCGCGGACGCGGCGGGCGAGACCCGGGCCGCCGGATCGGCAGCCACGCCGGAACGCAGCACGCGCGAGAAGGTGCGCATCCTCTGGGGCTACGCCCGCCCGCACAAGGCGGTGATCGCCGTCGCCCTGGTCCTCGGCGCCATCGGCACGGCGGCCGAGCTGGCCACCCCACTCGTCACGAAGGCGGTGCTAGACGGGCTCGAGATGTCGGCCTCGCTGCGCACCCCGATCACGATCCTCGGAGTGCTGCTCGTGGCCGGGTCGGCCGTCGCCCTGATCCAGGGGATCATGCTCGGCACGCTCGCCGAACGGATCATCCTCGCGGCCCGCACCGGCCTGGTAGGCCACCTCCTGCGCGCCCGGGTCCAGGAGGTCACCGCACGTCCACCGGGGGAACTGGTCACGCGCGTCACGTCGGACACCCTCCTGATCCGGGAGGCCACCACGTCCAGCATCGTCAACTTCGTGAACGGGATCATCGGCCTGGTCGGGGCGATCGTGCTGATGGCGTACCTGGACGCGGTGCTCCTCGGCGTGACGGTCGCCGTCCTGATCCTCGTCGGGATCTCGGTGGTCGCACTGATGCCGCGGCTGTCGAAGGCCCAACAGGAGGCACAGGAGCACGTGGGTGCGCTGGGCGGCCGGCTCGAGGGGGTCATCCGAGCCCTCCGCACCGTGAAGTCCGCCCGAGCCGAGTCCCGTGAGACCGAACGGATCGGCGGCCATGCGCAGGCGTCGGCGCGCAGCGGCATCCGGGCGGTCAGGCTGGAGAACATCTCCTGGACGATCACCGGCGCGGGCGTGAACCTCGCCGTGATGATGCTGCTCGGAGTGGGCGCCTGGCGCGTGTCCACGGGGGCGATCACCGTGACCACGCTGGTCGCCTTCCTGCTCTATGTGTTCCAGCTGATGATGCCCGTGATGCTGCTGACCATGTCGCTGACCTCGCTCCAGTCCGGCCTGGCCGCGGCCGCGCGGATCAAGGACGTCGAGGACATGGAGCTGGAGGTGGACGACGACGGCGCCCGCAATCCGCGCACTGACGGCGCCCGGGCCGGGGGTGCTCCGGGCGCCGAGGCGCCGGTGCTCCGGCTGCGCGACGTCACTTTCCGGTACCCGGAGGCCGGCGCCACCGCGCTCGACGGTGTCAGCCTCGACGTGCCGCGCCGTGGGCACACCGCGATCGTGGGACCTTCTGGGGCCGGGAAGACCACGATCATGTCGCTCCTGCTCCGGTTCCTGCACCCCACGCAGGGCGGCATCGAGCTCGACGGCCGTCCGTACCGGGAGTGGACGACCGCGGAGATCCGGTCCCGGATCGCCTACGTCGAGCAGGACACCCCGATCGTGCCCGGCACGTTGCGGGAGAACATCGCCTACGCCTCGCCCGAGGCCACGGACGAGCAGGTGCGGGC
Coding sequences within:
- a CDS encoding GNAT family N-acetyltransferase; this translates as MIDIVRADVLGEAHRRRIADVWVRGFAEDFAYFSSDPAVLGDAFAHLLLLEHWYVALVDGEPAAVACLSEGDEEVLQPRAAEFRRHLGLVHGTITHLIVRSQFLGGHDGVRPGLVEIGFVTTAPAYQGRGVATALLRHLLALPGYDEFVLRDIKDTNAAALGLYAKLGFAESGRRAVRGARRAGFAEYVSMRLVRD
- a CDS encoding NUDIX hydrolase, which codes for MDTRPASYVVAVRDEAVLLAHWNEGGRTGWTLPGGGMEDYESTEETAVREFREETGYDVELDGLLGVDTHYIAAADRLLAGAGPLRGLRVIYSGHVVGGELTHEVDGSTDESRWVPLEEVAGLDTVGLVDVAMTLLKARRPV
- a CDS encoding TetR/AcrR family transcriptional regulator, whose translation is MTTDQIERGARARTRAAILDAAAAVWARDYSASFGAIAERAEVSRSTLHRYFPDRQALVDALLLDSLNCLETVDATDTTSADPMDALEAYLRTGIEIGDRVIFLYADPDRFAENPNWPSDDSDDGLTPLLDRARAEGAIAADIPNAWAANLFYAILYTAAEVSAGDIPRHVAADLAVRSFRRSVSG
- a CDS encoding ABC transporter ATP-binding protein gives rise to the protein MTDVSGATDLAGAADAAGETRAAGSAATPERSTREKVRILWGYARPHKAVIAVALVLGAIGTAAELATPLVTKAVLDGLEMSASLRTPITILGVLLVAGSAVALIQGIMLGTLAERIILAARTGLVGHLLRARVQEVTARPPGELVTRVTSDTLLIREATTSSIVNFVNGIIGLVGAIVLMAYLDAVLLGVTVAVLILVGISVVALMPRLSKAQQEAQEHVGALGGRLEGVIRALRTVKSARAESRETERIGGHAQASARSGIRAVRLENISWTITGAGVNLAVMMLLGVGAWRVSTGAITVTTLVAFLLYVFQLMMPVMLLTMSLTSLQSGLAAAARIKDVEDMELEVDDDGARNPRTDGARAGGAPGAEAPVLRLRDVTFRYPEAGATALDGVSLDVPRRGHTAIVGPSGAGKTTIMSLLLRFLHPTQGGIELDGRPYREWTTAEIRSRIAYVEQDTPIVPGTLRENIAYASPEATDEQVRAAVDVLRLTERVAAMPDGLDTEVTSSNLSGGERQRVAVARALVARPEILLLDEATAQLDGLTEAALAGAIGEVARTGTVITIAHRLSTVVDADQIVLLEHGRVRGIGRHAELLESDELYRELVAALRLDASTARTGEGERVPARA